From Pedobacter aquae:
ATAATGAAAGAGCTTTTGAGAATGCCATTGGGATGTTTTTAAGGTCTAATAATTTTCCGTTAGATAAAGATATACATGCTTTGGCTACTTATTGGTGTGCAGAAGCGATGTATGAAGTGCGCAAATTTGGAGAATCTGTAGAGTATTTTGAGAACTTCTTGAAAATGCCAGCAGCAAGAAAAACAGATTTATTTAACTACGCAAATTACGCTTTAGGTTATGCTGCTTTAGAAGGTGAGAATTATCCTAAAGCAGTAACGCACTATAATAGATTTTTAAATGGAAGTGAGAAGGATAGTAAAACTATTAATGATGCTACATTAAGATTAGCTGATGCTTATTTTGGAGCTAAAAATTACGGCAGTGCATTAAATTATTACAACAGAATTATAGCGCTTAATACCAGCAGTAAAGATTATGCTTTATTTCAAAAAGGGATTATTGAAGGCTTACAAAATCAGCCTCAAGCAAAAATTGCAACTTTACAATCTCTGTTAAGTCAGTTTCCAAATTCTAACTATGCTGATGATGCAGGTTTTGAAATTCCTTATACCTACTTTTTAATAGGTGAGGGAGAAAAAGCTAAAGCAGATTTAACCGTCTTTATAGCTAAATATCCTAGAAGCGCTTATGTTTCTAGAGCGCTTATTACCATTGGTTTGGTGCAATATGACCAGAAGAATGATAATGAAGCTTTAGCGACTTTCAAAAAGGTAGTGAGCGATTATAAATCAACCGACGAAGCTCAGCAAGCTATCAAATTAATAGAGAGAATTTATGTTGATATGGGTAATGCATCAGCATTTATAGATTATGCCAATTCAACTTCTATAGGAAATTATACCTTAGCAGAACAAGATAATATCATGTTTCAGGCTGCTAATAATATGTATTTAAGAGGAGATTGGGCAGGCGCTGTAGAATCTGTAAATGCTTATTTTGATAAATTTCCTAAAGCCATCAAAGATAAACATGCAAAATTTATTAGGGCAGAGAGCTATAAAAACTTAGGTAAATTTGCTCCAGCTATTATTGATTATGAATACATCCTTAACGATTGGACAAGCGAGTTTACAGAAAAAGCCTTAATCAGTATCTCAAATATCTATCTAAAAAATAAGCAGTATAACGAGGCTATTGTACACCTTAAAAAGTTAGAAATTGCTTCTGAATACAAATCAACCTACCAATTTGCTATCAATAATTTAATGGTAGCTTATGAAGGCTTGGCCGTTCCAGATCAAACTTTAAAGTATGCTCAGATTATAAAAGAGTATGAAAAATCATCAGAACAAGATAAAAACCTAGCTACTTTATATGCTGGTAAAGCTTATTTGCTTACCGCTGATACCACAACGGCTGTGAAAGAGCTTACCTTCTTGTCTAAAAATGCCAAAACTATTCAAGCAGCAGAAGCAAAATATCTTTTAGGAAATATTCAATATCTTAAAAAGGATTATAAAGAATCTCAAAAAACATTATTTGATTTAATTAATAACCTGCCAAATTATGATTATTGGGTAGCTAAAAGCTTTATTCTTTTAGCAGACAATTATCTTGCTTTAAAAGATGTTTTTCAAGCGAAAAGCACTTTACAGAGTATCATAGAGAATTATGAGGGAGATGACGATATCCTGCCAATAGCTAAAGAAAAACTTCAAGCCATTACCAGTAAATAAAGAATTTATTTTATCAGCATTTCTATAATAAGAAGTACAATTAGATGATAAACATGATATTAAAATATAAGATAAAAGCATTTTTAAGTTTAGGATTGATAGTTTCTTTGCCTGTTTTTTTACAAGCACAGGTTAAACCAGAAGAGCAGAAACCTAAAGCCACTCAGCAACCTACAGAGGAAGAAAGCAAAACATCTGTAACAGAGGAAATAGAGGTTGTTAGAGAATATAAGCCTATATTGGCCGATGCTGTTAAAATAAGACGTAACCCGGATTTAAACAGTAATAAAGCTTTTAACCCCAGAGTGCGTTATAATTTATTAGATAAAAGATTAGAACTCAACTCAGAAATCAGGACTTTAGAGGCACAGCAATTAAAGCCCCTTAAAGACGAAGATTTAAAAAATAACTACGCAAAAGCAGGTTTAGGTAATTTGGGAACTACTTTGGGTAGTTTACATTTAGGCACTGGCAGAGACCAAGCGCTACAAGCTGGCTTTAACTTTGACCATTGGAGTATGAGTGGGAAGTTAAATCAGCAAAAAATGTCTGAACAAGATTTAGGTGTTTACGGCAGAAGTATAGGCGAGCAAATTGTATTAGATGGAAAGATTAATTACAACCGTAGAACCAATTATTTTTATGGTTTAGACCCAGCTGCTTCTTTTACCAACCCCGATCCGGTTAAGCAAAGATTTAATTTTATTGAAGGTAAAGGCGAACTTTATAATCGTGTTGATGCTTATGACGAAAATAAATTGGCTTATGCTGCTCAGTTATACGGTTATTTATTTAATAATATTTTTGAAGGGAAAGAAAATACCATTATTGTTTCTGGTGGTTTAAGTAAAAACATTAGTAAGTTTCAAATTGGTGCAAATGCCAATTTAGATTTTACCACAACTAGAGACAGAGCTTATGGTTCCTTAAATAATCATATTTTAAAATTAAATCCTTTTGTAAAGATAGATGGTGAGCAATTTGAAGTTGTTGCGGGTATCAATTACGTGAATGAATTTGGTGGTGATAACCAACGTATGAACTTATTTCCTGCTGCCAGTATAGATTTTACACTTATTAAAAATTACCTGTCTGTATTTGGTGTTTTAGGTGGCGATGTTCATAAAACCCGTTTAAAAGATTTAAGCTATACCAATCCGTTTTTAAACGAGAATATCAACATCAGAAACCAAATAGAAAAATTTAGTATTGAGGGTGGTGTAAAAGGTACTTTATCTGCTAATATTGGTTATAAAGCATCTGTACATTATAAAACCATCGGAGATTTTAGTTACTTCGTAAACGATTCTACCAGATTACAAGCTTTCCAAGTTGAATATATCACAGAAAACAGCAATATTTTGGGTTTAACTGGCGAACTTAACGTTCAATTTTCTAAAGCCTTTAGGTTAGATGGTAAACTAGAGTTAAATCAATACAACTTAAAGAACGAATTAAATGCATGGTATTATCCTGGTATTAGATTAAGTTCTACAGCATCATTCAACATCACAGAGAAGCTTAAAATAGATGCTGATGTTTATTTACAAGGAGAAACTAAAGCGAAGTTATATACCACATCATCTGTAGATCCTAATGATTTCCAGGTAAGAACCATTAAAGCTTTCGCTGATTTAGGTGCTGGTGCGTCTTATCAAATAAATAAGAAGTTTGGTGCATTTTTAAGAGTTAATAACTTATTAGGTACTGCTTATGAGCGCTATTTGTTTTATCCAAACTATGGATTTAACATACTTGGCGGTGTAAGCTATGGTTTTTAAGGGCAATATTTTTTGATAGGATAAAAAAGACTATTTTTACAACATCAATGGATATTTCCTTCAATATAAAAGACATTTTAGAAAAGAATAATCTGGCAATATTTCCAGGTTTAGGTGTGTTTTACAAAAAAAGACAAGAGGGTTTTTTTGACGAAAATCTACTCGTTTTTCATCCACCAAAAGAAATCATCCAATTTTCTACGGTAATTCCAGAAGAAGTAGAAAACCCTGTTCTAGATTATATTTGTCATACCCGTAAAGTTTCTACAGCCTCGGCAGACTATTTATTAAATCAGTTTGTAACGCAGTTAAAAGATATTTTAGCTCAGCAAAAAGAATTACCCTTAAATGGCTTAGGTAAATTGGTAGCGCATGATGGTGATTTGGTTTTTGAAGAAGAAAAGGCATTAGAAACTAACTTATCTTACTTTGGTTTACCACTGGTAAATATAAAACCAGATGCCATAGTAGAATCTAAAGTTATTTTAGAGGACTTAGAAGAAGAAAAAGAAGAGGAACAAGCATCTTTTTCTTTAGCTGAACAAGCCCTTAACGCTTCTTTATCTGGCTCAACAGAAGTTAAAGAGAAGAAGAAACCGAAGAAATGGTTATTTATTTTAATTCCTGTCATGTTAGTTTTAATTTCTGCGCTTGCTCTTTATTTCTTTAATCCTGATTTATATAACCAATATTTTAATCCAAATCTTAACAATCAAGATGTTAAGGTCGTAGTGCCAGTTAGGGTAACACAAGAGCAACAAGATTCATCTCTGGCAGATTCTGTATATAACGAGATTGAGAAAAATGCCAAAGCTCAAGGTTTGGAGATAGAAAAAGTAAAAGATTCTACCAATGTAACTGTTAGCAATAAAGCTGTACCAAACAAGGCAGGAATACGTTATGAGATTATTATTGCCGCATGGCAAACCAAAGCTAAAGCAGAACAGCATGTTAAAAAGCTAAAAGAAAACGGAATAAATGCTTTTATTGTTGAAGATGCTGATGGCCCCATGATTAAAATAAGCGCTGCTACTTTTTATAATAAAGCAGAAGCAGAAGCCGAGTTAAAAAGAGTTAGAGAAGAATTAAATCCAGAAGCTTTTATAAAGCCTATAAAACCTTTAAAATAAATTATACATATGTTTTTACAAGATATCGGAGTAGATACTTTATCAAATACCATTCAGGCGATGCAGGCCCCACAGCAAGTAGAAGAATTAAGCTTGTTTAATTTATTAACCAAAGGTGGTTGGGTAATGATACCACTTGCATTATTGGCATTTTTAGGTTTAATTATATTTTTTGAACGCTATTTTACCATCAGAAAAGCTGCAAAAGACGAGTCTCAGCTAACTATGCAGGTTCGTTCTAGCATTAAAAGTGGTAATTTAGATTCTGCTATAGCCATTTGTAAAAGCAGCAATACGCCAATTGGTAGAATGCTGCAAAAAGGTTTGTTAAGAATAGGCAGACCTATCAAAGATATTGAAGGGGCTATAGAAAACGTAGGTAAGCTAGAAGTTTCTAAGCTTGAAAAAAATATAGGCATTTTAGGTATCATCGCTGGTATTGCACCCATGTTAGGTTTCGTAGGAACAATTATTGGTGTAATTACGATTTTCCATGATGTATCTGTTAAAGGAATTATAGAAATTGGTACCATATCTGGAGGTTTATATGTAAAGATGATTTCATCTGCAACAGGTCTTATCATTGGTATTATTGCCTATATTTTCTATAATATCTTAAATATCATGGTAGATAAGGTGATCCTGAAAATGGAGACAGATTCAATAGAATTTATTGACTTGTTAGAAGAACCAGGAAGATGAATTTAAGAAAGCGAAAAAGACCACATGTAGAAGTACATACGGCAGCGTTAAACGATATTATGTTTTTCCTGTTGTTGTTCTTTTTATTAGCTTCTGCGGTTGTAAATCCAAATGTGGTGAAGTTATTTTTACCAAGATCTAGTTCTGGGCAGGCTGTTCCGCAAAAAACAATTAATGTTTCTATTACGAAAGAATTGGAATATTTTGTTGAAAAAGAGCAAGTACCTTTTGAACTTCTAGAGCAGAAGATTTTACCCTATCAGCAAGCCAATCCAGATTTAACAATTATTTTATTTGCAGATAGAACCATTGCCATAGAAAATATTGTGAATTTAACTGATATAGCCAACAAACTTAAAATAAAGCTTGTTTTAGCAACAGAAACTAAGAAATGATTGATCTCTTAAAATCAAATCCTGATAATAATTACCCAAAGGCAATTGCTTGCTCTTTAGGGCTTCTTATTGGTTTTGTATTGTTAAGCATTTTTTATATCATCAATACGGCAGAGCCACCTGAAGAAGTTGGTGTAGGCGGAATTATTGTTAACTATGGTACTTCTGACGAAGGTATGGGTAGCGATTATATGAGTATTGAAGAGCCATCTGTAGATCCTAATGCTAATTTAACAGCTCCTGATAAGATTATACCTGATGCTAATACAGCCGAGACGCCTACTACGCAAAATAATGCTAACGACATTATAACCCAAGATATGGAGGATGCGGTGGCTGTGAAAACCAAAACAAACGCTAGCAGTACAGCGCCTAGTCAGAATACAGATGTAAAAGAAACCAAACCAACCGTTAACCAAAACGCTTTATACAAGGGGAATAAAAATAAAGGTTCTGGTGCTGGTGATGGTATTACAGGAACACCAGGAAACCAAGGTAAACCAACCGGAGACCCTTTAGCCAACAATTATGATGGTACCGGTTCTGGTAATGGTGGTGTGGCATTGTCTCTAGCGAGTAGAAGATTTGTGAGTAGTCCTGCTATTAAAGATAATGGTCAAAAAGCAGGTAAAATAGTTGTAGAGATTAGGGTAGATAAAAATGGAGTTGTAACTAGCGCTAAAGCAGGAGCAAGAGGTACAACCTTAACAGATGCCGATTTATGGGATAAATGCGAAGCCGCTGCAGTAGGCTCAAGATTTAACATCTTAGATTCTGCCCCAGAAACTCAAATAGGATATATCACTTTTAACTTCAAAGTGAAATAAAATGAATTTTTAAAACAGCATATTAGCATCTCACATCTCAATACTCATATCTAGTATAAACATTATACAAGTGTCTCAAATCTCATGTCTCCATACTCACATCTAAAAAATTATCAGCAAACGCTAGACTATTTATACGCTAAGCTGCCGATGTTTACTCGTATTGGGGCTGAGGCCATTAAAAAAGATTTAACCAATACATTAGCTTTTTGCGAGGTTTTAGGGAATCCTCATCAAAAAATAAAAACCATACATGTTGCAGGTACTAATGGAAAAGGTTCTGTATCGCATATGCTAGCGGCTATTTTACAAGAATCTGGTTATAAAACCGGTCTATATACCTCGCCACATTTAAGAGATTTTAGAGAACGAATTAAGATAAACGGAGTAATGATGCCTGAGGATGATGTTATTCAGTTCGTAAGGCTTCATCAACAAGTTATTGAGGATATCTCTCCTTCTTTCTTTGAGGTTACGGTTGCTATGGCTTTTGATTATTTTGCTCAACAAGAAGTAGATATAGCTATCATAGAAGTAGGTTTGGGTGGTCGATTAGATTCTACCAATATCATCACTCCAGAGCTTTCTGTTATCACCAATATTGGTTATGACCATATGAATATTTTGGGCGATACTTTAGCGCAGATAGCATCAGAAAAGGCAGGTATCATCAAGCAAAATATACCAGTTGTAGTGGGCGAGTATTTAGAGGAAACTTTACCCATTTTTACTACAAAAGCAAAGCAGGAAAATGCAGCTATTCGTTTTGCTGCTGATGAGCTTGAAGTAAAAGTCATTAGCCAAACAGCTCAAAAGATGGAGCTTGAGGTGAAAAGCAAATTTATAAATGCTCAATTTAGCTTAGATTTAGCAGCAACCTATCAAATTAAAAACTTTAAGGCTGTTTTATTAGCTGTTGATGAACTTCAAAAAAAAGGTTATCAAATTAAAATCGATGAGTTAACAACTGCACTTTCTGCAGTAAAGCAAATAAGCGGTTTAATGGGGCGTTGGCAAGTTTTACAGCAAAAGCCTTTAGTTATTTGTGATACCGGCCATAATGAAGATGGTATAAAAGAAGTTCTAAAAAATATAGCGCTTACATCTCATCAAAACCTCCATATGGTTATCGGTATGGTGAAAGATAAAGATATTACTAAAGTCTTAAGCTTATTACCGCTTGATGCTATTTATTATTTTTGTGCACCTCAATTAGAAAGAGCCAAACCAGCACAAGAACTTGCAAATGAGGCCATTTCTTTAGGCTTTAAAGGCGAAGTATTCCCTTCTGTTTTGGATGCCTTGGAAGCTGCTAAAAATGAAGCTAAAGAAGATGATTTGGTTTTTGTAGGAGGCAGTACTTTTGTAGTGGCAGAGGTGGTGTAAAAGTTTAGTGGTTATGTGTTATAGTTTTTCATATATTTAGTTGTTTTTATACTCCTCAATAAATTCGTTTAAATACAAATAGGAGTTACTTTTTTAGTGACTTGATAAATTCCTTAATTTCTGATATGAGCTAATCTCGAACTTCGAGTTCTTTCTTTACTATTTAAATATTTTATTGAATTTTCAGACATTTTTTGATATTTATACTTTTTCCGTTTCTAAAATCATGTTCAAAAATGATGTCGGTTGAAGAAAGTAGTTTGGGTTTTCTTCCAGTTTTTCCTTTATTAGAATTAGTCCTCCGTTAGTGTAAGATTCCATTGTTTTAATCAACAATTTTACCACATCATCTTCATCCAAATCTCCTTTTTCAAGTGCTACTAAGTCAATGTCTGTTTTTGCTATAAGAGCAATAAATATATGTTTTCTTGTAAGTTGGTGAAGTCTTTACGTGTTGAAACTGTTGTCTTACTACCCCAGTGTTGAATATGGCGGCTAAAATCTGTTGATTAAATAGGTTTTTTTCCAAAAACTAATTCTGGCAAGATTATTTTCGTTTCTTGTTCGCTTTCTTCTTTTTTCCAATAAACAATGAAATTCACTTTCGCACTTTTTAATACATAGTTTTTCTCTTTCATATTTTCAATTTGTACAACGAACTGCCTAGAAAATTTTAAAACAGATTTTTCTTTTTCGTCCAAACATTCATCGTCTTTCACGGTCAACTGGTCTCCGCTTTTAGTTGAGAAACCAAGTGTTGTCGGGTTATGAAATAGTCTAGCCAAACGTCTTTTAATAACAAGTGCATTGCTAATTCGTTCGGTTGCAAATGTATTTCTTTGTTTTCAATTCGTTCTAAATTGTCTGCTGTGATGGTGTCAAATATGTTTGAATTGAGATGAATTGTCAAGTTTGTTTTTGTTCTTGTCACGGCAACATACAAAAGTCGTTTTGCTTCGTCTGTTGATTGATTGAAGTTTTCAAGTATTAGAAAAACATTATCAAATTCTTTTCCCTTTGCTTTATGAATAGTTGAAACAAAAATTGTCTCGCCATTTTCACTATAAAAATCTTCAAGTTTTGATTCACGAATGAAAACTTCTAAGTCTGACTTATATTTCTTTTTTGGATTTGATGCTTCAAATTCTTTGATAATATTTCCTAAAATTTCCAATTTAGTGCTGTGTCGATATTTATTAACCACTTCACGTTTTGCGTTTAACCAAATTTCATCAGTTATTGTATATATATCATCAGCTAGATTTAACTGATTTAAGAAATAGCGGACTTCATTAAGGTTGTATAAACTGAAACCGTCATTTGACTGAATGAGTTTTGCCTGTACATTATTTTTTAAGAGTAACCCTGTGATTTGTAACGCTTCTTCATTTGTCTTTGTCAAAATACAAGTTGTTCCCTTAAGTCCTGTGGCAAGAATGTCTTGCACAAGTGGATTGATGAGGTTTTCACTTTGGTATTTCACAATCTTTATTTTTCCGTTGTTGTTTTGATGTGCAATAATTGGCGTTTGTTTTAGTCGGTGTGAAATTCGCTTTACAAATTGATTTGAAAAGTCAACAAGATTGCTTTTACTACGGTAATTCTCGACTAATTCGTGTTTAACTGCATTGTTTTCTTGAATAAATTGTTCAAGATGTTTTGCGCTTGCTCCTCTAAATTCATAAATGTTTTGATCATCATCACCAACAGTAATCACTCGCATTTCTTCGTTTTGCTCCATTAAAGTAGTTATGAGACTAAATTCATCCTTATCCATATCTTGTGCCTCGTCAATTACCAAAACGGTTTTTGTTATTCGACTTGCCTCAACTTCATTATTTTTGATTTTCTGAACTGTCTTTTTGATGATATCGTCTGATTTTTCTAGACTACCAACTTTGCCCAACAAATCAAAACAGTAGGAATGGAATGTTTTTATTTCAATAAAGTTTGCTGCATTTCCAATGAGTTTAAGTAAACGCTTTTTAAATTCGGTTGCTGCTGCTCTAGAAAATGTAATCATAAGCAACTGCTCGTGTTTTACATCCTCCATTAAAAGCAGTGAAGCCAATTTATGAACCAAAACTCTTGTTTTTCCACTTCCGGGACCGGCTGCTACAACAATGTGTTTTGTTTCGTTGTCGTTGATGATTTTTAATTGGGTAGGCGAAAGTTCTCCAAAAAGTTGTCTGAATTTTGCAGGCGTAATATTTCGTTTGATTTCATTTTGGCGACTTCCTGGAAAATATCTGTTTAGAAATGATGAATAGTTTAAGTGAAAGTAATCTTCTACGAACTGTAAAGCACTCTTGTAGTCCTCAATCATTTTTTTGGCATATTCGCCAACAATGTGAATTTGTTGAACTTTACTTTCGTAAAACTGATTTAGTTTTTGATAATCGTCTTTTGTGTATCGCTTTTTATTGTCTTGTTCTGTTCGTTCAATGGTCAAACGATTATACACAACCAAAAAACCGCCTTCAATTTTTATCGCTTCAATTCTTGACAAGTAAAATAGTGTATCTTCAATATCGTCAAGATTGATATTTACTTTAAATAAACTTGAACTTTTCTCGTAAG
This genomic window contains:
- a CDS encoding tetratricopeptide repeat protein, yielding MLKKITVLTSFIFFGLQTQAQIPLQYDLNNKYKKGLELLEQKKYVAASSIFQEVEKLRHTTSTQVDARLNISEIKINAQYYRALCALELKNEDAEELFLKFIRQHPENAKTKQAYFQVGKSYFQQGKYQDALNWFTKVSSIDLVGEDETEYKFKTAYAYFETKDYANAKPLFGLVKDRPSVYQEQAIYYYAYISYLDKDYKVALTHFEKLKNSKNYESSYPYYISAIYFLDKRYDDVLAYTIPILNTTKQQYETEMFRIVAASYFAKENYNEALKYYERFIANDKGKTQNNQDSYQIGYTYYKLKNYNKSINQLIRLNKDLNNYSQFGLYTLGDSYLKTENKQGARNAFLESSKLNFDKQLKEDALLNFSKLSYELQFHNIALDATQEYIKTYPRSAKINEAKTLLANVLLSTKNYRDAIDILETINNKNEDAQEAYQKVTYYRGLEQYNERAFENAIGMFLRSNNFPLDKDIHALATYWCAEAMYEVRKFGESVEYFENFLKMPAARKTDLFNYANYALGYAALEGENYPKAVTHYNRFLNGSEKDSKTINDATLRLADAYFGAKNYGSALNYYNRIIALNTSSKDYALFQKGIIEGLQNQPQAKIATLQSLLSQFPNSNYADDAGFEIPYTYFLIGEGEKAKADLTVFIAKYPRSAYVSRALITIGLVQYDQKNDNEALATFKKVVSDYKSTDEAQQAIKLIERIYVDMGNASAFIDYANSTSIGNYTLAEQDNIMFQAANNMYLRGDWAGAVESVNAYFDKFPKAIKDKHAKFIRAESYKNLGKFAPAIIDYEYILNDWTSEFTEKALISISNIYLKNKQYNEAIVHLKKLEIASEYKSTYQFAINNLMVAYEGLAVPDQTLKYAQIIKEYEKSSEQDKNLATLYAGKAYLLTADTTTAVKELTFLSKNAKTIQAAEAKYLLGNIQYLKKDYKESQKTLFDLINNLPNYDYWVAKSFILLADNYLALKDVFQAKSTLQSIIENYEGDDDILPIAKEKLQAITSK
- a CDS encoding TonB-dependent receptor, with translation MILKYKIKAFLSLGLIVSLPVFLQAQVKPEEQKPKATQQPTEEESKTSVTEEIEVVREYKPILADAVKIRRNPDLNSNKAFNPRVRYNLLDKRLELNSEIRTLEAQQLKPLKDEDLKNNYAKAGLGNLGTTLGSLHLGTGRDQALQAGFNFDHWSMSGKLNQQKMSEQDLGVYGRSIGEQIVLDGKINYNRRTNYFYGLDPAASFTNPDPVKQRFNFIEGKGELYNRVDAYDENKLAYAAQLYGYLFNNIFEGKENTIIVSGGLSKNISKFQIGANANLDFTTTRDRAYGSLNNHILKLNPFVKIDGEQFEVVAGINYVNEFGGDNQRMNLFPAASIDFTLIKNYLSVFGVLGGDVHKTRLKDLSYTNPFLNENINIRNQIEKFSIEGGVKGTLSANIGYKASVHYKTIGDFSYFVNDSTRLQAFQVEYITENSNILGLTGELNVQFSKAFRLDGKLELNQYNLKNELNAWYYPGIRLSSTASFNITEKLKIDADVYLQGETKAKLYTTSSVDPNDFQVRTIKAFADLGAGASYQINKKFGAFLRVNNLLGTAYERYLFYPNYGFNILGGVSYGF
- a CDS encoding SPOR domain-containing protein; this encodes MDISFNIKDILEKNNLAIFPGLGVFYKKRQEGFFDENLLVFHPPKEIIQFSTVIPEEVENPVLDYICHTRKVSTASADYLLNQFVTQLKDILAQQKELPLNGLGKLVAHDGDLVFEEEKALETNLSYFGLPLVNIKPDAIVESKVILEDLEEEKEEEQASFSLAEQALNASLSGSTEVKEKKKPKKWLFILIPVMLVLISALALYFFNPDLYNQYFNPNLNNQDVKVVVPVRVTQEQQDSSLADSVYNEIEKNAKAQGLEIEKVKDSTNVTVSNKAVPNKAGIRYEIIIAAWQTKAKAEQHVKKLKENGINAFIVEDADGPMIKISAATFYNKAEAEAELKRVREELNPEAFIKPIKPLK
- a CDS encoding MotA/TolQ/ExbB proton channel family protein, which gives rise to MFLQDIGVDTLSNTIQAMQAPQQVEELSLFNLLTKGGWVMIPLALLAFLGLIIFFERYFTIRKAAKDESQLTMQVRSSIKSGNLDSAIAICKSSNTPIGRMLQKGLLRIGRPIKDIEGAIENVGKLEVSKLEKNIGILGIIAGIAPMLGFVGTIIGVITIFHDVSVKGIIEIGTISGGLYVKMISSATGLIIGIIAYIFYNILNIMVDKVILKMETDSIEFIDLLEEPGR
- a CDS encoding ExbD/TolR family protein → MNLRKRKRPHVEVHTAALNDIMFFLLLFFLLASAVVNPNVVKLFLPRSSSGQAVPQKTINVSITKELEYFVEKEQVPFELLEQKILPYQQANPDLTIILFADRTIAIENIVNLTDIANKLKIKLVLATETKK
- a CDS encoding energy transducer TonB → MIDLLKSNPDNNYPKAIACSLGLLIGFVLLSIFYIINTAEPPEEVGVGGIIVNYGTSDEGMGSDYMSIEEPSVDPNANLTAPDKIIPDANTAETPTTQNNANDIITQDMEDAVAVKTKTNASSTAPSQNTDVKETKPTVNQNALYKGNKNKGSGAGDGITGTPGNQGKPTGDPLANNYDGTGSGNGGVALSLASRRFVSSPAIKDNGQKAGKIVVEIRVDKNGVVTSAKAGARGTTLTDADLWDKCEAAAVGSRFNILDSAPETQIGYITFNFKVK
- a CDS encoding bifunctional folylpolyglutamate synthase/dihydrofolate synthase, which encodes MSPYSHLKNYQQTLDYLYAKLPMFTRIGAEAIKKDLTNTLAFCEVLGNPHQKIKTIHVAGTNGKGSVSHMLAAILQESGYKTGLYTSPHLRDFRERIKINGVMMPEDDVIQFVRLHQQVIEDISPSFFEVTVAMAFDYFAQQEVDIAIIEVGLGGRLDSTNIITPELSVITNIGYDHMNILGDTLAQIASEKAGIIKQNIPVVVGEYLEETLPIFTTKAKQENAAIRFAADELEVKVISQTAQKMELEVKSKFINAQFSLDLAATYQIKNFKAVLLAVDELQKKGYQIKIDELTTALSAVKQISGLMGRWQVLQQKPLVICDTGHNEDGIKEVLKNIALTSHQNLHMVIGMVKDKDITKVLSLLPLDAIYYFCAPQLERAKPAQELANEAISLGFKGEVFPSVLDALEAAKNEAKEDDLVFVGGSTFVVAEVV